From Triticum aestivum cultivar Chinese Spring chromosome 4A, IWGSC CS RefSeq v2.1, whole genome shotgun sequence, a single genomic window includes:
- the LOC123085923 gene encoding protein ABERRANT POLLEN TRANSMISSION 1 isoform X1: MMLGLVQLLVGFVVSWEALEFVLRYGLLLSTLKLLLLAALAATASCIALLLFAKALAWVLRRMAKLSIGCRSYGFNYLRGITINSPKGPLQSISVGEIRLGLRKPLTQLGLTILTQGPVLQLRISELHIVLRQPAKSANEKKPAPRKPTSASSPKPKENSKGQAKWRLITNVASLLSLSLVDLRLKTPKAALGIKDFKIDLSKSGALHPVLNVQIHLIPLFLQALEIDGTENDSSSPFNKLDWWVSGQYPSAMDTTDCSSFLLEDIALSCELHQRDKRIRVKNLDLMSGPIVVNLEEKLFTKKPSTSTVADQKDESTVDNKSAAKPEGSKLLSLNKKTDLIPEKVSFNMSKLDLKFLPKDHGLSINNEFGSISVRLMKSQPQNDLGVAPTHLWLETDVTDIHLLMDGSTSVLEVVKIATVVSANIPTQSTEPIRAEVNIKISGGQCNLIISRIKPLILMKSAKKKPLVLHESPQQDKVPKEKLALALVLTFSVPELSVVLYSLDDIPLFHCCLLSTHFSASKLVNQGPELHAKLGELKFLVAVKHQQLINECISGTLLHISCSTLDLEQKEASKDSGVDHAKSALSVNISGIGMHFCFYYLELLCTTAMSYKGFLKSILPPKKRPVHETSQKSTKNAKGAQLVKISVEQCSILYVGDMRLEDMSVADPKRVNFGSQGGRVMIIDDANGGPRMAYVNSTRLPDHKNVNFSTSLETNRFGVCLNKEKHSMQVELGRSRLTHKEYQFDDNPAEEVTLFDVQKAKFVKRSGGQNDNAVCSLINVTDIAVRYEPDPCLELLEVATRLKSVLHRLKLQNSATEVKEETAHMDTLTKKEPTDNSQQEKAQKKRESVIAIDVESLKISGELADGVEAMVHVGSIFSENAKIGVLIEGVAIIFCDAQLFKSSRMQISRIPISVSDSIPDKKFQSATTCDWVIQLRDAYICLPFRLQLRAIDDAVEDTLRAFKLISAAKTSVLFPEKKSSSSSSSKKSKSKSTVFRYVRLIVRDLTAEIEEEPLQGWLDEHMALMKNVFSESIVRLDLLDQLESAKNKDSPKAKLDGSASEKSNDNPDVYVDAPGMQSLEKLREEIHIQAFKSYYQACQKLSVSEGSGSCSSGFQSGFKMSKQRASVMSICAKDVDVSLSKIDGGDEGMISFVKSVDPVCAKNDIPFSRLYGSNFTLKAKSLSAYIRDYAFPLFSGTSAKCDGRLVLAQQATCFQPQVRQDVYVGKWWRVNLLRSATGYTPPMKTYADIPLSFQRGEVSFGVGYEPVFADISYAFTCALRRANLAKRWYFERPEPPRRERSLPWWDDMRNYIHGKFSLCLAETMWHLPAATSPYEKLDQLLITTGYIEIRYVDGYVSLSSKCLKVYITSLESLAKKCTLEPPPHTTIPFLETPSFFMDIAIEWGCDSGNPMDHYIFTLPVEGKPRDKVLDPFRSTSLSLKWSFSLKPSTAEPMESKQKTQASSNDSPTLNVGAHDLVWLSKWWNLFFLPPHKLRLFSRFPRFGVPRFIRSGNLPLDRVMTEQCIRFDATLLQINNIPLQADDPAKGLILHFTKLRLEISSSRGKQIFTFDCKREPLDLVYMGIDMHLLKVFINNTPEQTSSKDGQVESKSLHTKVADNPACEKSKTKTRSTEKSRDDGFFLYSDYFTIRKQAPKADAARLSAWQEDGRKKSEVTSFKSEFDGGDESDDAQSGSDEEGFNVVVADNCQRVFVHGLKILWSLENRAAILSWVGGLTQAFQPPKPSPSRQYTQRKILEKKQAIKEAEMSNDAAPNSSPSASQSSDPLQQTKSSDPASSIGSSKLEPTSSSETATKPSNSSDSEDEGTRLFMVNIVQPQFNLHSEEANGRFLLAAGSGRVMVRSFQSVVQVGQEMFEKALGASNVSIRESKPEMTWSRFEVSVMLEHVQAHVAPTDVDPGAGIQWLPKIHRRSSEVKRTGALLERVFMPCQMYFRITRHKGGNPELKVKPLKELAFNSPDITAGMTSRQFQVMMDVLTNLLFARAPRTRKSNLCYPLDDDDSDIAEESDAVVPDGVEEVELAKIHVEVKERERKILFDDIRILSTSSELSGDPSQSPKLDDSTSIATGSKSMLVKRLKKELVNVRNGRKEAYSMLRSAMQKAAQLRLMEKEKNKSPSCAMRVSVRINKVGWSMLADGKAFSEAEINDIIYDFDRDYKDIGIAQLTTKLFVLRNGLANAKSDTVVAPWNPPSEWGKNAMLRVNARQGAPTDGNSVIESLLVDIYPLKIYLTESMYRMMWGYFFPGDEQHPQKRQELFKVSTTAGTRRVKKGTSVAETNSPSNQSSFDRTWEENVAESVANELVSQIQGQSNAQTRSAREEKKPVEPNEVKQSRPQKMMDFRNIKISQVELLLTYEGLPFAVSDVRLLMDTFHREDFTGTWPRLFSRVKKHIVWGVLKSVTGMQGKKFKAKSTSQKEPTAGLIAANDLNLSDSDGDESGNSDQLPSFLRKPSDGAGDGFATSVKGLFSSQKKKAMHFVLKTMKGDGDQDFQGERSENDIEFSPFARQLTITKTKKLIRKHTKKLQPKVPQNAGSQQEHGSELPPRGPSGHHTDSSSSSSSSSSSDNDQPSQVEMSPKDHAA, translated from the exons ATGATGCTCGGCCTCGTGCagctgctggtggggttcgtcgtctCCTGGGAGGCCCTCGAGTTCGTCCTCCGctacggcctcctcctctccaccctcaAGCTCCTACTCCTTGCCGCCTTGGCCGCCACGGCCTCGTGTATCGCCCTCCT CTTGTTTGCCAAGGCTCTGGCATGGGTGCTCCGTCGCATGGCGAAACTCTCCATCGGCTGCCGCTCCTATGGTTTCAATTATCTCAGGGGCATCACCATTAACTCTCCTAAA GGACCGCTCCAGTCCATCTCTGTCGGTGAAATTAGACTCGGCCTGCGCAAGCCACTCACCCAGCTGGGGCTCACCATACTAACTCAAGGCCCAGTCCTGCAACTGCGAATTTCTGAATTGCACATTGTGCTCAGGCAACCCGCCAAATCTGCAAACGAAAAGAAACCTGCCCCGCGCAAGCCAACCTCAGCCTCATCGCCCAAACCAAAAGAAAATTCCAAAGGCCAAGCAAAATGGAGGCTTATAACAAATGTTGCCAGCCTTTTATCACTTTCTCTAGTGGACCTCAGGCTCAAG ACTCCAAAAGCTGCTCTTGGCATCAAGGACTTTAAGATTGATTTATCTAAATCTGGAGCACTGCATCCAGTTCTTAATGTTCAAATACACCTGATACCTTTATTTCTACAAGCGTTAGAGATAGATGGCACGGAAAATGATTCTTCATCACCATTTAACAAATTGGATTGGTGGGTGAGTGGACAATACCCTTCAGCTATGGACACTACTGACTGCAGCTCTTTCTTGCTTGAGGATATAGCACTCTCGTGTGAGCTTCATCAGAG GGATAAAAGAATTAGAGTCAAGAATTTGGATCTGATGTCTGGTCCAATTGTTGTGAACCTGGAAGAAAAACTATTCACCAAGAAGCCCTCTACTTCTACTGTTGCTGATCAGAAGGATGAATCTACTGTGGATAATAAATCAGCTGCCAAACCCGAGGGGAGCAAGCTTTTGTCATTGAATAAGAAGACCGATTTGATTCCTGAAAAG GTTAGCTTCAATATGTCCAAGCTAGATCTGAAGTTTTTGCCAAAGGACCATGGCCTCTCGATCAACAACGAATTTGGTAGCATTTCTGTGAGACTTATGAAGTCACAGCCTCAGAATGACTTAGGGGTGGCTCCAACACACCTTTGGTTGGAAACTGACGTGACAGATATTCAT CTTCTGATGGATGGTTCTACATCTGTATTAGAGGTTGTGAAAATTGCAACTGTTGTTTCAGCTAATATTCCCACTCAG TCAACAGAGCCAATACGAGCGGAAGTAAATATCAAGATCAGTGGGGGCCAATGTAATCTTATTATAAGCAGAATTAAGCCACTGATCTTGATGAAGTCAGCTAAAAAGAAGCCCCTTGTTCTTCATGAAAGTCCACAACAAGACAAGGTGCCCAAAGAAAAATTAGCACTGGCTTTGGTACTTACATTCTCAGTACCCGAGTTGTCTGTTGTGCTTTATAGTCTTGATGACATACCTCTGTTCCAT TGTTGCTTGCTGTCTACTCATTTTTCTGCAAGtaagttggtaaaccaaggacCTGAACTGCATGCAAAGCTTGGAGAATTAAAATTCCTTGTTGCTGTGAAACATCAACAGTTGATAAATGAATGCATTTCGGGCACCTTACTGCACATTAGCTGCTCAACTCTTGATCTAGAGCAAAAGGAGGCAAGCAAAGATAGCGGTGTTGACCATGCTAAATCTGCTCTCTCTGTTAATATATCTGGAATAGGAATGCATTTCTGTTTTTATTACCTTGAGTTGCTTTGTACAACTGCAATGTCCTACAAGGGTTTTTTGAAAAGCATTCTTCCCCCTAAGAAACGACCTGTACATGAGACTTCTCAAAAATCTACCAAGAATGCTAAAGGAGCACAGCTAGTGAAGATTAGCGTTGAACAGTGCTCTATTTTGTATGTTGGTGACATGAGGCTTGAAGATATGTCCGTAGCAGATCCAAAGCGTGTAAATTTTGGTTCACAGGGTGGCCGTGTTATGATAATTGATGACGCTAATGGTGGCCCAAGGATGGCCTATGTAAACTCGACCAGGCTTCCAGATCATAAGAATGTTAACTTCTCCACTTCTCTTGAGACTAATCGATTTGGTGTGTGTCTGAACAAGGAAAAGCACTCCATGCAGGTTGAACTTGGAAGATCCAGATTAACACATAAAGAATATCAGTTTGATGATAATCCTGCAGAGGAGGTTACACTTTTTGATGTGCAAAAGGCAAAGTTCGTCAAGCGTTCTGGTGGGCAGAATGACAATGCAGTCTGCTCCCTCATCAATGTGACAGATATAGCAGTCAGGTATGAGCCAGATCCCTGCCTGGAATTACTTGAAGTAGCCACGCGGCTTAAATCAGTTCTGCACAGGCTGAAACTCCAGAATTCTGCTACTGAGGTAAAAGAAGAAACAGCACACATGGATACGTTGACAAAAAAAGAACCTACAGACAATAGCCAGCAAGAGAAGGCACAAAAGAAACGGGAATCAGTTATTGCCATTGATGTGGAATCATTGAAAATTTCAGGTGAACTTGCTGATGGGGTTGAAGCAATGGTTCACGTTGGCTCCATTTTTTCTGAGAATGCCAAGATTGGTGTTTTGATTGAAGGGGTTGCAATTATTTTTTGTGATGCACAGCTTTTCAAAAGCAGCCGTATGCAGATTTCACGCATCCCGATTTCTGTTTCTGACAGCATTCCTGATAAGAAGTTTCAGTCTGCAACTACATGTGATTGGGTTATTCAATTGCGAGATGCTTATATATGTCTGCCTTTTAGGTTGCAGCTGCGGGCTATTGATGATGCAGTTGAAGATACATTGCGGGCATTTAAACTTATTTCTGCAGCAAAAACATCCGTATTATTTCCTGAGAAGAAatctagcagcagcagcagcagtaaaaAGAGCAAATCAAAATCCACGGTATTTCGGTATGTCAGGTTAATTGTACGTGACCTCACAGCAGAAATTGAGGAAGAACCTCTCCAAGGTTGGCTTGATGAGCATATGGCTTTAATGAAGAATGTATTTAGTGAGTCCATAGTTAGGTTGGATCTGCTCGATCAGCTTGAGTCAGCCAAAAACAAAGACTCCCCCAAGGCAAAATTGGATGGCTCTGCTTCTGAAAAGAGCAATGACAACCCTGATGTTTATGTTGATGCGCCTGGCATGCAATCTCTTGAAAAGCTTAGAGAAGAAATCCATATACAGGCATTTAAATCATATTACCAGGCATGTCAGAAGTTGTCAGTATCAGAAGGGTCAGGTTCATGTTCAAGTGGCTTCCAGTCAGGATTTAAGATGAGTAAACAGAGAGCATCAGTTATGTCAATCTGTGCAAAAGATGTTGACGTGAGCCTATCAAAGATTGATGGGGGTGATGAAGGAATGATTAGTTTTGTTAAAAGTGTGGATCCTGTTTGTGCAAAAAATGATATTCCATTTTCCCGGTTGTATGGCAGCAATTTTACTTTGAAAGCTAAATCATTATCTGCGTATATAAGAGATTACGCATTTCCACTCTTTTCTGGAACCTCTGCTAAATGTGATGGACGGCTTGTGCTTGCCCAGCAG GCGACTTGTTTTCAGCCCCAAGTTCGACAAGATGTTTATGTTGGGAAATGGTGGCGAGTAAATCTGCTACGGTCCGCTACTGGCTATACCCCACCAATGAAAACATATGCTGACATACCATTGTCTTTTCAAAGAGGGGAGGTCTCCTTTGGAGTCGGCTATGAGCCAGTTTTTGCCGATATAAGCTATGCTTTTACATGTGCATTGCGCAGGGCAAATCTAGCTAAAAGATGGTACTTTGAGCGCCCCGAACCCCCTAGAAGAGAGCGCAGTTTACCCTGGTGGGATGATATGCGGAACTACATCCACGGTAAATTCAGCTTATGTCTTGCTGAAACAATGTGGCATCTCCCTGCTGCAACAAGTCCTTATGAGAAGCTAGATCAATTGCTAATCACAACTGGCTATATAGAAATACGATATGTGGATGGTTATGTCAGTCTGTCTTCAAAGTGTCTAAAGGTGTACATCACTAGCCTAGAGAGTCTTGCGAAGAAGTGCACTCTAGAACCTCCACCTCATACAACTATACCTTTCCTTGAAACACCCTCCTTTTTCATGGACATTGCAATAGAGTGGGGATGTGATTCAGGCAACCCTATGGATCATTATATATTTACTCTACCTGTAGAGGGAAAACCGCGAGACAAAGTACTTGATCCATTTCGGTCAACTTCACTCTCACTAAAGTGGAGCTTTTCACTTAAACCTAGTACTGCTGAACCTATGGAGAGTAAACAAAAAACCCAAGCATCTTCAAATGATTCTCCGACTCTGAATGTTGGAGCTCATGATTTGGTCTGGCTATCAAAGTGGTGGAACTTATTTTTTCTTCCTCCCCATAAATTAAGACTTTTCTCTAGGTTTCCacggtttggagttcctagatttATCCGGTCCGGAAATCTGCCACTTGATAGAGTTATGACCGAACAGTGTATTCGTTTTGATGCTACACTATTGCAGATCAACAATATACCACTACAGGCTGATGATCCTGCTAAAGGTCTGATACTGCACTTCACAAAGCTCAGGTTGGAAATTTCTTCCAGTCGTGGTAAGCAGATATTTACTTTTGACTGCAAGCGCGAACCTCTTGATCTTGTCTACATGGGCATAGACATGCACTTATTGAAGGTATTTATTAATAATACTCCTGAACAAACAAGTTCGAAGGATGGCCAGGTAGAAAGCAAGAGTCTGCATACCAAAGTTGCAGATAATCCTGCTTGTGAAAAGAGCAAAACAAAAACTAGATCGACTGAGAAAAGCCGGGATGATGGATTTTTTCTGTACTCTGATTATTTCACAATACGAAAACAAGCTCCCAAGGCCGATGCTGCTAGATTATCAGCATGGCAGGAGGATGGCAGGAAAAAATCTGAGGTGACATCATTCAAGTCTGAGTTTGATGGGGGTGATGAAAGTGACGATGCGCAATCAGGTAGTGATGAGGAGGGGTTTAATGTTGTTGTTGCTGACAATTGTCAGCGAGTATTCGTTCATGGATTGAAAATTCTGTGGAGTCTAGAAAATAGAGCCGCTATCTTATCTTGGGTTGGTGGTTTAACCCAAGCATTTCAGCCTCCAAAACCATCTCCTTCTCGCCAATACACCCAAAGAAAGATTCTTGAGAAAAAGCAGGCAATTAAAGAAGCTGAGATGTCTAATGATGCTGCTCCCAACTCTTCACCCTCAGCATCACAGTCTTCAGATCCTCTCCAACAAACCAAGAGTTCAGACCCAGCTTCTTCCATCGGATCCAGCAAGCTAGAGCCAACATCGAGTAGTGAAACTG CAACGAAGCCTTCAAACAGTAGTGATTCTGAAGATGAAGGCACGAGACTTTTCATGGTTAATATTGTCCAACCTCAGTTCAATCTGCATTCAGAAGAAGCAAAT GGTAGGTTTCTGCTAGCTGCTGGTAGTGGACGGGTGATGGTTCGTTCATTTCAGTCAGTTGTACAAGTTGGTCAAGAAATGTTTGAGAAAGCACTTGGCGCCAGCAACGTATCCATCAGAGAGTCCAAGCCAGAAATGACCTGGTCACGTTTTGAGGTTTCTGTAATGTTGGAGCATGTTCAGGCTCATGTTGCTCCAACTGATGTTGATCCGGGTGCTGGTATTCAGTGGCTGCCAAAAATACATCGCAGATCGTCAGAAGTCAAAAGAACTGGTGCTTTACTTGAGAGGGTATTTATGCCATGCCAAATGTACTTCCGCATCACAAGACACAAGGGAGGAAATCCTGAGCTAAAG GTCAAGCCACTGAAAGAGCTGGCATTTAACTCTCCAGATATAACTGCTGGTATGACATCACGCCAATTTCAGGTTATGATGGATGTTTTGACTAATCTGCTCTTTGCGAGAGCTCCCAG AACTCGGAAGAGTAATCTGTGCTATCCCCTTGATGATGATGATAGCGACATtgctgaagaatctgatgcagtTGTACCAGATGGAGTCGAAGAGGTCGAATTAGCGAAGATCCATGTTGAAGTAAAAGAAAGAGAACGGAAGATACTGTTTGATGATATCAGAATCTTGTCTACCAGTAGTGAATTATCTGGTGATCCGAGTCAGTCACCAAAATTGGATGATTCTACATCAATTGCTACTGGTTCAAAGTCAATGCTG GTAAAACGTCTGAAGAAAGAACTTGTGAATGTCCGAAATGGTAGGAAAGAAGCATATTCTATGCTGAGAAGTGCTATGCAGAAAGCTGCACAGTTGAGGTTGATggaaaaggaaaagaacaaaagCCCTTCATGTGCCATGAGAGTTTCGGTGAGGATAAACAAGGTCGGGTGGAGCATGTTAGCAGACGGAAAAGCCTTTTCTGAAGCTGAGATAAATGATATT ATTTATGATTTTGACCGGGACTACAAAGACATAGGCATTGCTCAGTTGACAACCAAGTTGTTTGTTCTCAGAAATGGTCTTGCTAATGCAAAATCAGATACTGTTGTTGCACCCTGGAATCCACCGTCTGAATGGGGCAA GAATGCAATGCTTCGTGTTAATGCTAGGCAAGGAGCTCCGACTGATGGAAACTCAGTAATTGAGAGTTTGCTG GTGGACATCTATCCACTGAAAATTTATTTAACAGAATCAATGTACAGAATGATGTGGGGATATTTCTTCCCTGGTGATGAGCAGCACCCACAAAAGCGGCAG GAACTTTTCAAAGTCTCTACTACAGCAGGGACACGTCGAGTTAAGAAAGGCACTTCGGTTGCAGAAACAAACAGTCCCAGTAACCAGTCATCATTTGACAGAACATGGGAGGAAAATGTGGCTGAATCTGTAGCTAATGAACTTGTTTCACAAATCCAGGGTCAGTCAAATGCCCAAACTCGTTCTGCTCGTGAAGAGAAGAAGCCTGTAGAACCTAATGAGGTGAAGCAATCTAGACCTCAGAAGATGATGGACTTCCGCAATATAAAGATAAGCCAG GTCGAATTGCTTCTCACGTATGAGGGATTGCCATTTGCTGTTAGTGATGTAAGGCTACTCATGGATACCTTTCATCGTGAAGATTTTACTGGGACATGGCCAAGACTATTTTCACGAGTGAAGAAACATATTGTATGGGGAGTACTGAAGTCAGTAACTGGCATGCAG GGTAAAAAGTTTAAAGCTAAATCCACTAGCCAAAAAGAGCCAACTGCAGGATTAATCGCTGCCAATGATTTAAATTTGAGTGACAGCGATGGTGATGAAAGTGGGAACTCTGATCAACTACCATCTTTCCTTAGAAAACCAAGTGATGGTGCTGGTGATGGATTTGCCACCTCTGTGAAGGGATTGTTCAGTTCACAAAAAAAGAAAGCAATGCATTTTGTCCTGAAGACTATGAAAGGAGATGGTGATCAGGATTTTCAGGGTGAACGGAGTGAGAATGATATCGAGTTTTCTCCATTTGCTCGGCAGTTAACTATAACAAAAACAAAGAAGCTTATAAGGAAGCACACGAAAAAGTTACAGCCTAAAGTTCCCCAAAATGCAG GTAGTCAGCAAGAACACGGGTCAGAGTTGCCACCGCGCGGCCCTTCTGGGCATCATAcggactcgtcgtcctcctcctcctcttcatcctcttctgacAACGATCAGCCATCGCAGGTGGAAATGAGCCCGAAAGATCATGCAGCGTAG